One window of Quercus robur chromosome 12, dhQueRobu3.1, whole genome shotgun sequence genomic DNA carries:
- the LOC126709953 gene encoding uncharacterized protein At4g22758-like: protein MNPRSLTFNRRSCDGAVRVPSSSNSSSYYRSMQTFPPERHTDLVRRRGGLITVPRRISPAPETGGGSQSPRLTKLLLNVTIERSLGPIHVVISPENKVRDLTKTALEIYAREKRRPLLPETDPHCFELHYSQFSLESLKPEEKLINLGSRNFFLCYRPSTSTGSSCSKEAKKAINTAFPLTKLMDFLL, encoded by the exons ATGAATCCACGTTCTCTAACGTTTAACCGGCGATCCTGCGACGGCGCCGTCAGGGTTCCTTCGTCGTCGAACTCCTCCTCCTACTACAGGTCCATGCAGACCTTCCCGCCGGAGAGGCACACCGACCTCGTTCGCCGCAGAGGAGGCCTCATCACCGTCCCCAGAAGAATTTCACCGGCACCGGAGACTGGTGGTGGGTCACAATCTCCTAGGCTGACGAAGTTGCTGCTAAACGTGACGATCGAGAGGAGCTTGGGGCCGATACATGTGGTGATATCGCCGGAGAACAAGGTCCGGGATTTGACGAAGACGGCGCTTGAGATTTACGCGAGGGAGAAGAGGAGGCCTTTGCTGCCGGAGACTGATCCACACTGTTTCGAGCTTCACTATTCCCAGTTCAGCTTGGAGA GTTTGAAGCCGGAGGAGAAGTTGATAAACTTGGGTTCTAGGAATTTCTTTTTGTGCTATAGGCCTTCTACCTCTACGGGTTCATCTTGCTCCAAGGAAGCAAAGAAGGCAATTAACACTGCATTTCCACTAACAAAGCTAATGGATTTCTTGTTGTAG